From Coffea arabica cultivar ET-39 chromosome 2e, Coffea Arabica ET-39 HiFi, whole genome shotgun sequence, the proteins below share one genomic window:
- the LOC140036272 gene encoding uncharacterized protein yields MTALVWNCQGAASPLTISQLMEACNLLSPQIVFQCETKNRLQFMERIRRQLRFEQCEVVESMNKAGGMMVMWNYEVTVVEIKTTAFTMELHIMDTDKNEDWWFIGIYASIDDQIRRKQWEAVQRRNVLWGPRWIITGDFNNITSNEEKWGGRKREQGSFKDFTNFIEHNGLIDIGFEGNPWTSSNHWPHEGEIKQRLDRACKTLVSP; encoded by the coding sequence ATGACAGCGCTGGTGTGGAATTGCCAAGGTGCTGCGAGCCCCTTGACAATTTCCCAGTTGATGGAGGCTTGCAACCTCCTCTCCCCACAAATAGTGTTCCAGTGTGAGACTAAAAACAGATTACAGTTCATGGAAAGGATTAGAAGACAACTGAGATTTGAGCAATGCGAAGTGGTGGAGTCTATGAATAAAGCAGGTGGCATGATGGTAATGTGGAACTATGAGGTGACAGTGGTGGAGATCAAAACTACTGCTTTCACTATGGAACTCCACATAATGGATACAGACAAGAATGAGGACTGGTGGTTCATTGGCATTTATGCCAGTATTGATGATCAAATTAGGAGGAAGCAGTGGGAAGCGGTACAACGAAGGAATGTACTATGGGGTCCTAGGTGGATCATCACAGGAGATTTCAATAACATTACATCAAATGAGGAAAAGTGGGGAGGTAGAAAAAGAGAGCAAGGATCATTTAAAGACTTTACCAACTTCATTGAACACAATGGACTCATTGATATTGGCTTTGAAGGTAATCCCTGGACTTCGAGTAACCATTGGCCTCATGAAGGGGAAATAAAACAAAGGCTAGATAGAGCCTGTAAGACCCTGGTTAGTCCttaa